The Arachis hypogaea cultivar Tifrunner chromosome 19, arahy.Tifrunner.gnm2.J5K5, whole genome shotgun sequence genome has a window encoding:
- the LOC112775738 gene encoding galacturonosyltransferase 8 — MANSPTKRNTSFVFSFRVLASAISLALCIFFTTHHHHHHNTIGSDGVSHGFESVRRSILALKTDPLKPRLDHIKKQAEDHRMLALMYASYARKLKLESSKVVRVFAELSRDFSDLMNKPQYTALFSSDGAIDESVLRQLEKEVKERIKTARQVIGEAKESFDNQLKIQKLKDTIFSVNEQLTKAKKQGAFSSLIAAKSIPKSLHCISMRLMEERIAHPEKYSDEGKPTAPELEDPKLYHYAIFSDNVVAASVVVNSATKNAKEPWKHVFHVVTDKMNLGAMQVMFKLKNYNGAHIEVKAVEDYKFLNSSYVPVLRQLESANLQKFYFENKLENATKDTTNMKFRNPKYLSILNHLRFYLPEMYPKLHRILFLDDDIVVQKDLTGLWKIDMDGKVNGAVETCFGSFHRYAQYMNFSHPLIKAKFNPKACAWAYGMNFFDLDAWRREKCTEEYHYWQNLNENRTLWKLGTLPPGLITFYSTTKPLEKSWHVLGLGYNPSISMEEIKNAAVVHFNGNMKPWLDIAMNQFKPLWSKFVDYELEFVQACNFGL; from the exons ATGGCGAACTCTCCAACCAAACGAAACACAAGTTTCGTTTTCTCTTTCAGAGTCTTAGCCTCTGCTATTTCCCTTGCTCTCTGCATTTTCTTCACcactcaccaccaccaccaccacaacacAATC GGTTCTGATGGAGTTTCACATGGATTTGAATCCGTACGGAGATCCATTCTGGCTCTGAAAACAGATCCACTGAAGCCTCGGTTGGACCACATCAAGAAGCAAGCCGAGGATCACCGCATGCTTGCATTGATGTATGCATCCTATGCAAGGAAGCTCAAGCTTGAGAGCTCCAAGGTTGTTAGAGTTTTCGCCGAACTCTCAAGGGACTTCTCGGATCTAATGAACAAACCGCAATACACTGCCCTCTTCAGCTCTGATGGCGCAATCGATGAATCAGTGCTTCGCCAATTGGAAAAGGAAGTGAAGGAGCGGATTAAGACTGCTCGCCAAGTAATTGGCGAAGCCAAAGAGTCATTTGATAATCAGCTCAAGATTCAGAAGTTGAAGGACACAATTTTCTCCGTGAATGAGCAGTTGACCAAGGCAAAGAAGCAAGGAGCCTTCTCCAGCTTGATTGCAGCTAAGTCAATCCCGAAGAGCTTGCACTGTATCTCAATGAGGTTGATGGAGGAGAGGATTGCACATCCAGAGAAGTATTCTGATGAGGGGAAGCCTACTGCTCCAGAACTCGAAGATCCTAAACTTTATCACTATGCCATATTCTCGGACAACGTCGTTGCAGCATCTGTGGTGGTCAATTCAGCCACTAAGAATGCAAAGGAACCGTGGAAGCATGTATTTCATGTTGTGACCGATAAGATGAATCTTGGAGCGATGCAAGTGATGTTTAAGTTGAAGAATTACAATGGGGCGCATATCGAGGTTAAGGCAGTTGAAGACTACAAGTTCCTGAATTCATCATATGTGCCGGTGCTTCGACAGCTGGAGTCTGCTAACCTGCAGAAATTTTACTTTGAAAACAAGCTTGAGAATGCCACAAAGGACACAACAAATATGAAGTTCAGGAATCCGAAGTATTTGTCTATACTAAACCACTTGAGATTCTACTTGCCAGAGATGTATCCAAAGCTCCATAGGATTCTGTTTTTGGATGATGACATAGTGGTTCAGAAGGACCTTACCGGGTTATGGAAGATTGATATGGATGGCAAGGTGAATGGAGCTGTAGAAACATGTTTCGGGTCATTCCATAGATATGCACAGTACATGAATTTCTCACACCCATTGATTAAAGCGAAATTCAATCCGAAGGCTTGTGCATGGGCATATGGAatgaatttctttgatttggaTGCTTGGAGAAGGGAAAAGTGCACGGAAGAGTACCATTATTGGCAGAATCTG AATGAGAACCGGACATTATGGAAACTAGGGACATTACCTCCGGGTCTTATCACATTCTACTCAACCACAAAGCCACTAGAGAAATCATGGCATGTTCTTGGGCTTGGTTATAACCCAAGCATCAGCATGGAAGAGATCAAGAATGCAGCAGTGGTGCACTTCAATGGTAACATGAAACCGTGGCTTGACATTGCTATGAATCAGTTTAAGCCACTTTGGTCAAAGTTTGTTGATTATGAGTTAGAGTTTGTTCAAGCCTGCAATTTTGGTCTCTAA
- the LOC112775525 gene encoding prefoldin subunit 6 — MSSLSSAVRDLQRELENKTNDLSKLQKDIAKNHQVRKKYTVQLGENELVLKELDLLNEDANVYKLIGPVLVKQDLAEANSNVRKRIEYITAELKRLDATVQDLEEKQNSKKDAILKLQQRIQSLQTSKAKA; from the exons ATGAGTTCGTTGAGCAGTGCGGTGCGAGATCTTCAACGCGAATTAGAGAACAAAACCAATGATCTCTCCAAGCTTCAAAAGG ATATTGCAAAGAATCACCAAGTTAGAAAGAAGTACACTGTCCAACTTGGAGAGAACGAATTGGTCCTAAAG GAATTGGATTTATTGAACGAAGATGCAAATGTTTACAAGCTGATTGGTCCAGTGCTGGTTAAGCAAGATTTGGCTGAGGCCAACTCTAATGTCCGCAAGAGAATCGAATACATCACTGCTGAATT GAAGCGTCTTGATGCAACTGTTCAAGATTTGGAAGAGAAGCAGAATAGCAAGAAAGATGCG ATACTAAAATTGCAACAGAGAATTCAGTCCCTTCAGACTTCGAAAGCCAAGGCATAA
- the LOC112775524 gene encoding uncharacterized protein — protein MLHSVLVPFLVHKTCVTAFGTVTQNPWNQQQLKGIFEMGAENEEAPERELNTLPPSNGWKNRILIPTLLAGVAGAGTGLISKHQKSLGLANITASYAANFAIVTGCYCGVREFVTETRKTGPDDLWNSVVAGFGTGALLGRLQGGQLGAVRYSVIFAVVGTTIDYATLKAKDFLRDQTKIIHQDHENSQKNGKWFRLPEWSPIRILDEEALAKKRAQEEEFLAQRARIRSLREEES, from the exons ATGCTCCACTCTGTTCTAGTTCCATTTCTTGTTCACAAAACCTGTGTCACTGCATTTGGCACTGTAACGCAAAACCCGTGGAATCAACAACAATTGAAGGGTATATTCGAAATGGGCGCTGAAAATGAAGAAGCCCCTGAGAGAGAGCTCAACACTTTGCCTCCTTCTAATGGATGGAAAAACCGCATCTTAATCCCAACCCTTCTTGCAG GGGTTGCTGGTGCTGGAACTGGGTTAATCTCGAAGCATCAGAAGAGTCTTGGTCTTGCAAATATTACTGCCAGCTACGCTGCTAATTTTGCCATCGTCACTGGTTGCTATTGCG GGGTACGAGAATTTGTGACAGAAACTAGAAAAACAGGACCTGATGATTTATGGAACTCTGTAGTTGCTGGATTTGGAACAGGTGCTCTTCTAGGGCGTCTGCAAG GCGGTCAACTTGGGGCGGTTCGATACTCTGTCATCTTCGCTGTTGTAGGGACAACAATAGATTATGCTACTCTCAAAGCGAAAGACTTTTTGAGAGATCAAACTAAAATAATACATCAGGATCATGAGAATTCACAGAAAAATGGAAAATGGTTTAGATTGCCAGAATGGTCCCCGATACGGATACTTGATGAGGAAGCACTTGCTAAAAAACGAGCTCAGGAAGAGGAGTTTCTTGCACAGAGGGCAAGGATTCGTAGTCTAAGGGAAGAAGAATCTTGA